Within the Erigeron canadensis isolate Cc75 chromosome 6, C_canadensis_v1, whole genome shotgun sequence genome, the region ATACTGCGGATATGGAATCTCGATTCTTAACAGAGCACTCATAGGACATAGCCTGTCTGTTTTGGTTTAATTCCATTGTTGTCATTATCGAATTGTAGTatctttattaataattattagtatatatatctgAAGTAATCTACCATTCGAACACTCAATTGATTTAATCAATTATGCAATATATGATTTCTATATTAAAACATTATCCACTTTTAGACTAGTATATTGTAGTACATAATCTGTATCATTGCATGCGTACCGTACATTTTAGAAAaacgttattttttttaagaaaaacatttcattttcatccGAAATTAATTTTCCAATCTAAGTTTGTGCATTTAATTGGTCTACAAAAGCATATTTAATCCTGTTACATTGGCGAAGGCTAATAAGAAAACTTTACCAAGTTTAATTTAGGCAGATAGATATATAGTTTACAGTTATGATCGAGTTTTCATTACTTATTTGTTCGTTAatcatatcaaaaatcaaaatgatcaaCTTCCTTGTATTGATACTGCTACAAAACCGGCAAGGGGGGAGTTCCGGCACACAGGACAAGTTGGATGAACCTTCAACCATGTATCTATACACTTAACATGAAACAAGTGTCTACATTCTGGTAATAGCCGAACGACGTCTGCTTGTTTATAATCAGCCAAGCATATTGAGCAACCAGAAGGTAGACACTTGGTATCAATGGTAGTCATGGCGTTGTCACCCTTTTGAGCTATCGTGGCGTCAGAGTAAATAAACATTGGAAAAGCCAAAAGAACATCGTCATCAAGGCCTCGAGAGAATCGTAGGAGCTGGTTATCGTGTGCTTCGTCATAATTAGTGATGGTTACACGACCAAAAGAAAGGTTGGGCGGTGGCAGGGGTGATCTTGACCGCTTGAAGAAGTAACATGCGTAGGTGATGGTGAACATTAGGAAGACAGTGAGGAAAAATGCGATGACAAATAAGTTGTTGCTGGTTCTATGCGGGCACTCGTTGTCGGTGACATACGGTGGTTCTATGGCGGCCGTCGTGGAGGTGTTCATTTGGTGTATAAGAATTTTATTTATACAAGAGTTGGAAGAGTTAGTGAACTTGTAAgctgttcatatatatatgatgatagaTGTATAGTACAACATGAAGGAGTGGATAATGCAAATCAAAATGTCGTCGTCTGACCCGGCCCTGAAGTTGTTGAGTGTGTGGGAAAGTCAACATCTGTTAAAATAGAACATTATTgtgtaacaatatatataaagtaacaaTCAAAcggataattagcatagttggcgAAAACATTATTTGAGTTACATCATACGAGTATctaatgaatgaaattaaaatacaGGAAACTAGTACTATAATTTAATCCAAGTGGTTTTTTACATATACATTGTCTCGCAACACCCCAAAATGGCATAATATGTCGAACTTTTGACGTTTTAAAGTACTTTAATTTCAAGTAACATTTATCaatattaatcattttgtttgtattttagaatatttgaaaaaataatatcaatagAATATACTTAAAATTCaatccatatatattttttatcatCAAGTGCTTTGAGGAAAAAAAACAAGGTCAAAGTTGTGAGGGggaaaaaaagtcaaaattagacTATTTGAAACGGAGGCAAATCGCATATGCATCAAGAGTGAAAGATCGTTGTTTTACCCTGTCATCATTAATATAATCaaatattgttatttattttatataagagTGAAGAATTGAAGATAATTACTACCCGTAATTGTTTGAGTAACTAGTAAGGCAGCTCATGAATTTCCATATAAAATCCAACATATAGTTTCAAAAGTGAGCTCAAGTTAGTTTTTTTCTAACAACAAATTCTAAATTACTACCAAACTATTTGAATACACCAAATAAACATCATATCATTTGCTAAGATTTGAACCTTAATTTTCTCCCCAAGAGGCGAAAACCTCTAACACCCTACCTAAGTGCAAGTTAGTAATTAGGAAGATATGTTTGAGGTAGAATCGACGTTTAAACTTTGGATTAAACGATACAATaacaacatatacatatacttgaataaCATGTCTAGTCGTATCTAGAAAAGAGCATTACGTGCGTATAATTTACATAAATGGTTGTGTAGATCAATTCATGCGACGATACACTTAATTCACCACGACCGATCAACTAAAGAACTTTGGTTGATTTCTGGTTTTGTTATCAAGTTACAACTATATACATTATGGTTCTACATATAAATCTTAGTTTTTCGCTAATTAAATAAGCAAACTACCTACTTCCTCACTAAGGAACTCACAAGtctatttgttttctttaatcgttaagtgactgaattgataaAGAAATTAAATGGATAAAAATATCCGTATTGATTAAATCAATACCATtgtagtaaaaaaaacaaacaattttgataaattaatgaattaaatatCTTCTAATTAAAtcatgacttaatttattaagaaacTAGCCAATTAACCAGAGCGCGTGGTACTCTTTAGATCTCAACTAAGGAAAATTTTGGACACATTGCAATTCTAggatatacgagtatattatatCTGAACCTCATTGCAAGATGGCTAGCTAGTTTGAGTTAAATAAAGATTTTAGATCCAAACTTCCCACACAAATTAACATAAAttggtatatataattaatgtcgATGAAGAAAGAATCTACggaatctatatatatgtgtgctTAACTAGATGAATGATGATATCGAATTATGACATTTAAAAATTACTCATCACACATATCGAATATACATCTTCTTCAGttcttcatatataaatcaGCCAACTCTATGAATTGTGAGTGATTATGGCAACGTCGTCCCAACAAGGGGCGATTTTCAATATACAGGATAAGTAGGATGAGCCTTTAACCACGTATCTACACAACTTACATGAAACAAGTGTCCGCATTCGGGCAATTGTCGAACAACATCTTGGCATCATTAATTATTAACGGTGTATTCAGAGTAGAGGAACGTCGGGAAAGTCACGAGAATATCATCATCAAGGCCTCAAGAGGTTTTTAGAAGGTGGCGGTTGGAGGCGGCCACtctatatatatgggggaaccAAAAGAGATGGTGGGTGATGATGAAGAGCGCTTGCACTTGTAAGAAAAGTAGTTAAGGGCGAGTAGAAGGACGAccaaacaaaatttataatttggtATCTAAAAGGTTGtttatttacattatttttattatttgttaactTGACAAAATCCGCAGCGAAACGCCAAGAAATAATGAAGGCTTAACTATTTGTAAACTTTGggctttttttattttggccATACAACTAAAAGTCATTTGATTTTGGCTACAACTTTATCTCTTCTTAATAATCTAATTTTGTCCACATAACTTTTAATCATTTGACTTTGGTCACAACTATATCTCTTTTTAATAATACAAGTATTCaagtatttgttttttcttttcaacacaAACTTTGTATTATCTTTTAACCATGTCCAATTGTCCatcatcaaacaaaatataacttgGTAATGTCATAAATTATGatgtattttataaatatcGTCAAACAAAACTTATAATTTGGTATCTAAAGGCTATTTAATAACATTATGTTTATTAGGGttgggtattataaaacaagtattaaagtaaaacaaataaggcAAGATCTTAACCcctagatcatggttaaattgatgtacgaacattcacgaagcaattgatgcacaatgatttttatAATGCACGGTAATATTCAGTGAAGagaaacctattattttatttgttttactttaatacttgttttattttaccaaaacttatgtttattatttgttaatttgaGAAAATCCGCAGCGAATCGCGAATGAAAATACTAGTTGGTGATACAATAACAACGTATAACGATATCAAGTATGACATTATATACATACGTATAACTTACATATATGGTTGGGCAGATCAATCAATTCGATCGTGTGACGATATACTTAATTCACGACTGAACTAAAGAACATTGGTTGTTCGGTTTTAATATTGATTTACAACTAATTACGTTATGGTTCTATTTATAAAGCTTAATCAGTGTCTTGCTAAATAAGAAGTTTACCAACTTAATCACTAAGGAACTTTGTTAAATAAGAAGTTTCTTGCTAAATCAGCTTCACACAATCTTTTTAGAAATAGTGGAATCTGtcaaaggaatgaaatttgacataatatttttttgtttttttgaatattCAAGTGGCGGACAAAATGAAATTCATTCCAGCTCCCTCTCAAGTTATGGAGACTCAATTAAATGAGGAAATGTTACATTACAATGAAGtgtgattattttatttgtgaacaaccaaaaacactaatgaatataattcaattCAAATTTCATCAGATTGCATCAAAATCTGTGAACCAAACATGAATTTGGACTTCATCCCGTTCCATGGGTGGCATACATATACACGCGTAACCTTTCGTGTTGGAGAATTAAGAAGGTAATTAAGATCACTAACTACTAAAGGAAAATTTTGGACACTCGAGTTAAATAATTACAGATTTCAGATCCAAACTTTTCATACAAATTAACAGAAATTAGTATAATGTTGATGAAGACCAATAGAAAGAACGTATATGGAATTAATCTATATATGTGCATGAATGATATGGAATCACGATATTTAATAATTACTTGCACATCGAATTAATATACATCTTCTTCATATAGTATAAATCAGCCAACTAACTCTATGAATTAATTGATTATATATGGCAACGTCGTCCCAACAAGGGGCGATTTTCGACACACGGGGCAAGTAGGATGAGCCTTCAACCACGTATCTACACACCTTACATGAAACAAGTGTCCACACTCTGGCAGTTTCCGAACAACATCTTCCCGCTTATAATTCACCAAACATATAGAGCAATCACCGGCGGAGCCATTATTGGCATCGTTATTATTCTCATCACGCACGGTGGATTCATCAGAGTAGAGGAACGTCGGGAAAGTCACGAGAATATCATCATCAAGGCCTCGAGAAGTAGTTCTTAGAAGGTGGCGGTTGGAGGCGGCCTCTCTATATATGGGGGGACCAAAAGAGATGGTGGGTGATGAAGAAGAGCGCTTGCACTTGTAAGAAAAGTAGGTAAGGGCCAGTAGAAGGACGACCAAACCAAAGAACCCGACTACATATAAGTAGTCCCTGCTTCCTTTCGGGGCCGGGATGGGGTACTGTGGTTCTATGGAGCCCGTTGGGGCATCCATTTAATTTgtgtataattaattttataaccaAGCTAGGTTTGTTCATATGAAAGAGCTAgataatgaaaataattaaataagtatatatgtgtgtCATTGGTGGGTCTTCACAAATGGAAAGTCAGCTTCTTTCGTTTTCGTATAGTAGTCAttatacggagtaatatatATCTCCGCTAAATATATACGCTCTGCAGGTATTAATAAATATGGAAGATGAGGTAGATATAATAGTTATGTTGCTATTTCGAATAATGAGCATCAAAATcaatataatttattgatggtatatcatcaataataatataacagaATGACGAGTAAACGAATAAAGTTTTCATATTCAGATTATAGATTATTGTTGTTTAACCGGAATATAACATTGACTATGCTTACGGGCTTGTATGATTTCTTACTCGATCGTTAAATACTACGAGTATTTAGATAAGGTGTTTAACCAAATAGAGTATTAGTTACTAGTAGTAATATTAATTTGTTAAGTCATATATGCTAGAtgaagtataaaaagatattagcAACAGTCGTAGGTCTACGTTCATTTCCTTTCCGGATATGGGTTCTCTTACAGGACTCCAATTAAACTACACCACCACTATTAGTcgtgtacccgcgcgatgcgacgCTACCTTTGAAAAGGTAATGgttaaatatatttcttttgaaaaGGTATTGtccttgagttttatacttgggcaaaattaataagaaatttttttgctTATAACTATATGGGGCGTGTATAGGCTAGCTATACGCCcgataaaaaatttttattgaaCATTGTATTCTTTAGACTTATCAGAAAATGTCACGTATCATTTCCCGTATATGTAAACACCCTGTCACCTCAATATGGGAAGTATTGGGCCATATGGGTTGTATGGTAGCTAGGTTGACTTTTTGGTCAAAGTTATACGTACGTGCTGGTGGGGTGTGTTTGCTTGCTAGGAATTAATTGGAGGGTGTGAATTGAATAGACGAACCCTCCCATAATTTCAATATCTCATTCTTGTTCCTAAGACTGGGTAGTTtccttttaaatataaactacATTTGGAATACATGAACACAAAAAATTCTGTACACATCGAATTAAGTTGATATATTGGTATTCTTTGATTTCAACAGTTAGCAGCTAGTAATTATAATACAGTATTCTAATGTAATGATGAATATATTAACAAGCTAGAGTTGGAAATGATTCGGTTatgaattaattaactaaaaatttgATTTCATTATTGATGATCGATCAACAAACGAATGATAACATATATGTCCTTCAT harbors:
- the LOC122604827 gene encoding putative RING-H2 finger protein ATL71, encoding MNTSTTAAIEPPYVTDNECPHRTSNNLFVIAFFLTVFLMFTITYACYFFKRSRSPLPPPNLSFGRVTITNYDEAHDNQLLRFSRGLDDDVLLAFPMFIYSDATIAQKGDNAMTTIDTKCLPSGCSICLADYKQADVVRLLPECRHLFHVKCIDTWLKVHPTCPVCRNSPLAGFVAVSIQGS
- the LOC122604828 gene encoding RING-H2 finger protein ATL70-like, yielding MDAPTGSIEPQYPIPAPKGSRDYLYVVGFFGLVVLLLALTYFSYKCKRSSSSPTISFGPPIYREAASNRHLLRTTSRGLDDDILVTFPTFLYSDESTVRDENNNDANNGSAGDCSICLVNYKREDVVRKLPECGHLFHVRCVDTWLKAHPTCPVCRKSPLVGTTLPYIIN